A DNA window from Solanum lycopersicum chromosome 3, SLM_r2.1 contains the following coding sequences:
- the LOC112941088 gene encoding 14 kDa proline-rich protein DC2.15-like, which produces MASKNQASITLFLSLNLLFFALVSADCSTDILKFGACTNILNDLVGVIIGTTPTSSCCSLIGGLVDLEAAVCLCTAIKADILGIHLDIPISLNILLNVCGKNYPTGYTC; this is translated from the coding sequence ATGGCTTCCAAAAATCAGGCCTCTATTACCCTTTTCTTATCACTTAATCTCCTCTTCTTTGCTCTTGTAAGTGCAGACTGTTCAActgatattttgaaatttggggCATGTACTAATATACTTAATGATTTGGTGGGTGTAATTATCGGGACTACTCCAACTTCGTCATGCTGCAGTTTGATTGGGGGACTGGTGGACCTAGAGGCCGCGGTTTGCTTGTGCACAGCCATAAAAGCAGATATTCTGGGTATTCATTTGGATATACCAATCTCTCTAAACATCCTTCTCAACGTCTGTGGAAAGAATTATCCTACTGGTTACACTTGttga
- the LOC112941149 gene encoding 14 kDa proline-rich protein DC2.15-like: MASKNQASITLFLSLNLLFFALVSAKYSTDKSAKCSTNILKFGACTNLVNDLLGVIIGTTPTSSCCSLIGGLVDLEAAVCLCTAIKADIVGIHLDIPIYVNILLNVCGKKYPTGYTC; this comes from the coding sequence ATGGCTTCCAAAAATCAGGCCTCTATTACCCTTTTCTTATCACTTAATCTCCTCTTCTTTGCTCTTGTAAGTGCAAAGTATTCAACTGATAAAAGTGCAAAGTGTTCaactaatattttgaaatttggggCATGTACTAATCTAGTTAATGATTTGTTGGGTGTAATTATCGGGACTACTCCAACTTCGTCATGCTGCAGTTTGATTGGGGGACTGGTGGACCTAGAGGCCGCGGTTTGCTTGTGCACAGCCATAAAAGCAGATATTGTGGGAATTCATTTGGATATACCAATCTATGTAAACATCCTTCTCAACGTCTGTGGAAAAAAATATCCTACTGGTTACACTTGttga